From Streptomyces griseorubiginosus, one genomic window encodes:
- a CDS encoding pyridoxamine 5'-phosphate oxidase family protein, producing the protein MGKTYERIDGRLRTFIEAQPLFFTATAPLSGDGTVNLSPKGLRGSFVILDELTLAYLDFAGSNAETIAHLRENGRITLMWCAFQGPPNIVRVHGRGEPVFRDDPRFADLLSHFPDIDPTQHGLRAIVVVRADVVRGSCGYAVPYMSYDGDRELHAKRFAREDDDSLSAYFAKKDHIATSLDGLPGLPLPLPPSAV; encoded by the coding sequence ATGGGAAAGACCTATGAACGCATAGACGGCCGGCTGCGCACCTTCATCGAGGCGCAGCCCCTCTTCTTCACCGCGACCGCTCCTCTCTCCGGCGACGGCACGGTCAACCTCTCCCCCAAGGGCCTGCGCGGCTCGTTCGTCATCCTCGACGAACTCACCCTGGCCTACCTCGACTTCGCCGGATCCAACGCCGAGACGATCGCGCATCTGCGGGAGAACGGCCGGATCACCCTGATGTGGTGCGCGTTCCAGGGACCGCCGAACATCGTGCGGGTGCACGGGCGCGGTGAGCCCGTCTTCCGGGACGACCCGCGCTTCGCGGATCTGCTCTCCCACTTCCCGGACATCGATCCGACCCAGCACGGCCTGCGGGCGATCGTCGTCGTGAGGGCCGACGTGGTCCGGGGCTCCTGCGGCTACGCGGTGCCCTACATGTCGTACGACGGTGACCGGGAGCTGCACGCCAAGCGGTTCGCGCGCGAGGACGACGACTCGCTGAGCGCGTACTTCGCCAAGAAGGACCACATCGCCACGAGCCTGGACGGGCTTCCCGGACTGCCGTTGCCGTTGCCGCCGTCCGCCGTGTGA
- a CDS encoding HAMP domain-containing sensor histidine kinase: protein MRDLRPHTLRARLTLGLVVLLAVSCAAVGVAAGLGLDGFLTSRLDEQLTEAGNKFAVSLEHEGEPQKDDHDGDEHADTRRQATGTFGARLVDGTVTNAAVVRSSGTLNVDLSAGDRKRLAGVPADGRGHSVHLSTLDDYRVVATRGLDGDVLITGLSLEPVEATVHRLELLAGIVFGAALTVTGVAGALWVRWALRPLSRVAATATRVSELPLASGEVALPPRAPESDPRSEVGRVAGAFNRMLGHVEDALTKRHASEERLRSFAADASHELRTPVASVRGHAELALLHPGPVPPEVTRALERIAAESTRMGAMVDDLLLLARLDAGRPLEAAPVDLTRLVLDALADARATGSGHRWELDLPEDPVTVTGDAHRLQQVLANLLSNARLHTPAGTKVTVTLETDGATVRLKVHDDGPGIPEDIQPGVFERFTRADRSTKAETGGAGLGLSIVVAVVEAHGGGVTVESAPGSTTFTVRFAGG, encoded by the coding sequence GTGAGGGACCTCAGGCCACACACCCTGCGGGCCCGGCTCACCCTCGGCCTGGTGGTGCTGCTGGCGGTGAGCTGCGCCGCGGTGGGTGTCGCCGCGGGGCTCGGACTGGACGGCTTCCTCACCAGCCGCCTGGACGAGCAGCTCACCGAGGCGGGCAACAAGTTCGCGGTCAGCCTGGAACACGAGGGGGAACCGCAGAAGGACGACCACGACGGCGACGAGCACGCCGACACCCGCCGCCAGGCCACCGGCACCTTCGGCGCCCGGCTGGTGGACGGCACGGTCACCAACGCGGCCGTCGTCCGCTCCAGCGGCACCCTGAACGTCGACCTGAGCGCCGGCGACCGGAAACGGCTCGCGGGGGTCCCGGCCGACGGACGCGGCCACAGCGTCCACCTCTCCACCCTGGACGACTACCGGGTCGTCGCCACCCGGGGACTGGACGGCGACGTCCTGATCACCGGGCTGTCCCTGGAGCCCGTCGAGGCCACCGTGCACCGACTCGAACTGCTCGCCGGGATCGTCTTCGGTGCCGCCCTCACGGTCACCGGCGTCGCGGGCGCCCTGTGGGTGCGCTGGGCCCTGCGCCCCCTCAGCCGGGTCGCGGCGACCGCCACCCGGGTCAGCGAACTCCCGCTGGCCAGCGGGGAGGTGGCCCTCCCGCCGCGGGCCCCCGAGTCGGACCCGCGCAGTGAGGTGGGCCGGGTCGCCGGCGCCTTCAACCGCATGCTCGGCCATGTCGAGGACGCGCTCACCAAGCGCCACGCGAGCGAGGAGCGGCTGCGCAGCTTCGCCGCCGACGCCAGCCACGAGCTGCGCACCCCGGTCGCCTCGGTGCGCGGCCACGCCGAACTCGCCCTGCTGCACCCCGGCCCGGTCCCGCCCGAGGTCACCCGCGCCCTGGAACGCATCGCCGCCGAGTCCACCCGCATGGGCGCGATGGTCGACGACCTGCTCCTGCTGGCCCGCCTGGACGCGGGCCGCCCGCTGGAGGCCGCCCCCGTCGACCTCACCCGCCTGGTCCTGGACGCCCTCGCGGACGCGCGGGCCACCGGTTCCGGTCACCGCTGGGAGCTGGACCTCCCCGAGGACCCCGTCACGGTGACGGGCGACGCGCACCGCCTCCAGCAGGTCCTGGCCAACCTGCTGTCCAACGCCCGCCTGCACACCCCGGCGGGCACCAAGGTGACGGTGACCCTGGAGACCGACGGCGCCACGGTCCGGCTGAAGGTCCACGACGACGGCCCCGGCATTCCCGAGGACATCCAGCCGGGCGTCTTCGAACGATTCACCCGGGCCGACCGCAGCACCAAGGCGGAGACCGGCGGCGCGGGCCTGGGCCTGTCGATCGTGGTGGCGGTGGTGGAGGCGCACGGGGGAGGGGTGACGGTGGAGAGCGCGCCGGGATCGACGACGTTCACGGTCCGGTTCGCCGGCGGGTGA